The window GGCCAAGAGAAAGCTTGCTGGAAGCATAGCCCTCTCCGTGATAGTCCTGCTCATCCTCTCCATGGTAAGCCAGTTCGTCTGCGACTACATATGGGTGAGGTGGTGAAGATGGAGGGACTCTTTACGCTCGCCGTCATCCTGTATTTCCTCTCCATACCCGCAGCGTTAGCCCTCAAAAGGAGCTTCAAGGCTTCAATCAGCATTGGCCACATACTCACGGCTCTAGCCTCCATAGCTCTGTTAGCATTTACCTTTGTGTCAATACCAGATATCCTCAGCGGGAAGGCCATAGAATTCACATATGACTTAGGAGTGGCCCAGATTCCGTTCCAGATTGATGGGCTCTCGCTGATAATGTGCTTCATCTTCGGCGCCCTCGGACTTGCAGCGTCAATATATTCCCCGAGATACATGGCAATCTACGAGAAGTCAGGCAGAGGCTGGATGTACATAACCATATATTCAGTGTTTATGCTCTCCATGATACTCATAGTAACAATAGCCAACATGTTCTGGTTCATTTTCCTCTGGGAGGTCATGACGTTTACATCGTACCTCCTGACGATCTGGGAAAGCGACAAAGAGGATGTCAGAAAAGCCGGCTGGAAGTACTTCGTGACCATGCACATAGTGAGCACACTGCCACTGATAATCGCCCTCGCCCTGCTGTATGCAGACGTTAGCTCAATCGAGGGACTTAACTTTGAGAGTCTAGCGGCCTTAAAACTAAGCCCAGTATTCTACGCCCTCTTCCTGATAGGCTTTGGAAGCAAGTCAGGCGTTGTCCCGCTGCACTTCTGGGCCCCGGAGGCCTATACGGTCGCCCCGAGCAACGTCTCCGCTCTAATGGCTGGAGCACTGGAGAAGGTCGCGGTCTATGCCCTGATAAGGACTACATGCTTTATCATGAAGCCAAACGAGACTTTCGGATATGCAGTTGCCCTGCTTGGAACAGTAACCCTGACAGTTGGAACCCTCTACGCGTTGAAGCAGACCGATGCCAAGAGACTTTTGGCCTACCACAGTATCGGCCAGATAGGCTACATCTGGCTCGGCATGGGCGTTGGGATAGTTTTCATAGCCAGGGGAGATATGTACTCAGCCTTCGGAGCCATAGCCCTAGCATCAAGTCTGTACCACCTCGTTAACCACACGTTCTTCAAGGGACTGCTCTTCCTGTCGACGGGC of the Thermococcus onnurineus NA1 genome contains:
- a CDS encoding proton-conducting transporter transmembrane domain-containing protein; protein product: MEGLFTLAVILYFLSIPAALALKRSFKASISIGHILTALASIALLAFTFVSIPDILSGKAIEFTYDLGVAQIPFQIDGLSLIMCFIFGALGLAASIYSPRYMAIYEKSGRGWMYITIYSVFMLSMILIVTIANMFWFIFLWEVMTFTSYLLTIWESDKEDVRKAGWKYFVTMHIVSTLPLIIALALLYADVSSIEGLNFESLAALKLSPVFYALFLIGFGSKSGVVPLHFWAPEAYTVAPSNVSALMAGALEKVAVYALIRTTCFIMKPNETFGYAVALLGTVTLTVGTLYALKQTDAKRLLAYHSIGQIGYIWLGMGVGIVFIARGDMYSAFGAIALASSLYHLVNHTFFKGLLFLSTGSIFYRTRSRDLNQLRGLAKLMPFTALFTFIAAMSIAGTPPFNGFMSKWMIYQSTFLSGNGLIVFFGVMALFISAATLASFIKFYTTAFGGEPTEFTKDAEEVPSPMLIAKGFLASLCILLGLVPSLILPILLSPGAALAGIDVSGLMDTNYWLVTIKAPLMPTGAESYFKPLLFATLFGVIFLGMYLLFPISKKTYRPWTLGEPVAMEHYKFKAINYYEPFEEYIHPLYHTGHVLSEFGSALIGAVANAYVSTTRALHRVCDSISKSVAGIGKEYEKKCPEVYLDEYFLAPLVKIVRVSGVLLDEGFMRPNAAFTIALVTLAVILALMVL